The proteins below come from a single Thunnus thynnus chromosome 10, fThuThy2.1, whole genome shotgun sequence genomic window:
- the LOC137191732 gene encoding tumor necrosis factor receptor superfamily member 6B-like has product MLFLPVLFLLPAVLCGVSAVESPPTYEHQDPLTGKILRCDKCPPGTHMAAHCTATKPTQCLQCRENHFTDLWNYLPKCLYCKNLCNGNQEVERECSPVSDRVCRCKEGFYLFNDFCMAHSECEPGEGVKTKGTSELDTVCEKCPDGYFSNSSSATESCVKQRECPCGQTVLLPGSIYHNTLCGSCEDFANGGETPRKFYARLFSMHRTRAGKLRKFVARYIRKSGEETLPQHKGPLLDEIREWLDKASVEELKKLPEMLKAVQLNSMTEKLEKRLDEIEQTLNCSLSL; this is encoded by the exons ATG CTGTTCTTACCGGTACTGTTCCTGCTCCCTGCTGTCCTCTGCGGTGTCTCTGCGGTGGAATCACCTCCCACGTATGAGCATCAAGACCCGTTAACTGGGAAAATCCTCCGCTGCGACAAGTGCCCACCAGGCACACACATGGCCGCGCACTGCACCGCCACCAAGCCCACCCAGTGCTTGCAGTGCAGAGAAAACCACTTCACCGACCTGTGGAACTACCTGCCCAAGTGTCTGTACTGCAAGAACCTCTGCAATGGGAACCAGGAGGTTGAGAGAGAGTGCTCACCGGTGAGCGACAGAGTCTGTCGGTGCAAAGAGGGCTTCTACTTGTTCAATGACTTCTGTATGGCACACTCAGAGTGCGAACCCGGAGAAGGCGTTAAAACGAAAG GTACTTCTGAGCTGGACACTGTCTGTGAAAAGTGTCCCGATGGCTACTTCTCCAACTCATCCTCCGCCACGGAGTCATGCGTAAAACAGCGGGAATGCCCCTGCGGGCAGACTGTGCTCCTCCCCGGTTCAATTTACCACAACACATTATGTGGCTCCTGCGAGGATTTTGCAAATGGAG GTGAAACGCCCAGAAAATTCTACGCAAGATTATTTAGTATGCACAGGACGCGTGCGGGGAAACTGAGGAAATTTGTTGCAAG GTACATCCGTAAGTCAGGAGAGGAGACTCTGCCTCAACACAAAGGTCCTCTCTTGGATGAAATCAGAGAGTGGTTGGATAAGGCTTCAGTAGAGGAGCTGAAAAAATTGCCGGAGATGCTGAAGGCTGTACAGCTCAACTCCATGACAGAAAAGCTGGAGAAGAGACTGGACGAGATTGAGCAGACACTTAACTGTAGCTTAAGTCTCTGA
- the LOC137191733 gene encoding tumor necrosis factor receptor superfamily member 11B-like, translated as MEIPSVHFYAVEMSARIMKSNPAMKLIVLFTASLSWAFQQQAVPPKYQYLDPVTSDLLLCDQCPPGTAVKRHCTTDTPTECQPCPERHFAENWHWGDSCQYCTSVCKERQLVKQECNSTHDQLCECAPGFHLVVEFCIIHSTCPPGHGVAAPGTPVSDTVCERCPAGHFSSGGSSTEPCQPHTNCTKSGLKTVRWGSSTSDSLCGSQDKTVTLDCSQHHTLCHTDVTLCEEAVFQSLASLRLSSVPLERLLESLPGRRVDRKSLERLKKVCSPQQQVLQLLRLWREQNKDQDKLYGIIQGVNHCERKVSRCNGLRNLTLDDLLKITNSLPGVKVHQEDILAVVSTCLPRQYILQLLHLWKTANYDLDLAKGLSHSLRVLRNQGAPRYLLKGLKKISRIIGSTSAHKMYEKMFVNMLQDELCFKTHKPLNE; from the exons CTcttcacagcttctctctcctGGGCCTTCCAGCAGCAGGCTGTACCGCCAAAATACCAGTACCTTGACCCCGTTACATCTGACCTCCTACTGTGCGACCAGTGCCCTCCTGGAACAGCCGTGAAGCGGCACTGCACCACCGACACACCCACAGAGTGCCAGCCCTGTCCTGAGAGGCATTTTGCAGAGAACTGGCACTGGGGGGATTCATGTCAATACTGCACCTCG gTGTGTAAGGAGAGACAGCTAGTGAAGCAGGAGTGCAACAGCACTCATGACCAACTGTGTGAGTGCGCTCCAGGTTTCCACCTAGTGGTGGAGTTCTGCATCATACACAGTACCTGTCCACCTGGCCATGGAGTGGCAGCTCCAG GCACACCGGTGAGCGACACTGTGTGTGAGCGTTGTCCTGCTGGTCATTTCTCCAGTGGTGGCTCTTCCACGGAGCCGTGTCAGCCCCACACGAACTGCACAAAGTCTGGcctgaagactgtgagatgggGCTCATCCACTTCAGACAGCCTCTGTGGCAGTCAGGACAAGACTGTGACGCTGGATTGCTCTCAGCATCACACTTTGTGCCACACTG ATGTGACCTTGTGTGAGGAGGCGGTCTTCCAGTCACTTGCCTCGCTGCGACTGTCCTCGGTGCCCTTGGAGCGGCTTTTGGAGAGTCTTCCAGGGCGAAGGGTGGACCGTAAGAGCCTGGAGAGGCTGAAGAAGGTCTGCTCTCCTCAGCAGCAGGTTCTCCAGCTGCTGCGACTGTGGAGGGAGCAGAACAAAGATCAGGACAAGCTGTATGGCATCATACAAG GTGTGAACCACTGTGAAAGGAAGGTCTCTCGCTGCAACGGCCTAAGGAACCTGACCTTGGATGACCTTCTGAAGATCACCAACAGCCTGCCAGGGGTTAAAGTTCATCAGGAGGACATTCTGGCCGTGGTCTCCACTTGCCTGCCCAGGCAGTACATCCTGCAGCTTCTTCACCTCTGGAAGACAGCAAACTATGACCTGGATCTAGCTAAAGGTCTGTCTCACAGTCTGAGGGTCCTGCGTAACCAGGGGGCACCACGCTATCTGCTAAAAGGCCTGAAGAAGATCAGCCGCATCATAGGAAGCACCTCCGCACACAAGATGTATGAAAAGATGTTTGTTAATATGCTGCAGGATGAGTTGTGTTTTAAGACTCATAAGCCATTAAACGAATAA